The Nitrospira sp. genome window below encodes:
- a CDS encoding DUF6516 family protein — translation MRIESYFQRIREILDTCPFIQSSELTFDQRSSHEGFLRGNLYFRDGSLLHLREFIDGETSVERLTYVFQYMDQTGKLVFRYDNTRHQRDRHLLTYPHHKHEGEENRIVASSPQDLAAVLKQIEGLIRLP, via the coding sequence TTGCGAATTGAATCCTACTTCCAACGCATCCGCGAGATTCTCGATACCTGTCCATTCATCCAATCCTCCGAACTGACATTCGACCAGCGAAGCAGCCACGAAGGATTTCTTCGCGGGAATCTGTACTTTCGCGACGGGTCCCTCCTCCACCTTCGAGAGTTCATCGACGGCGAGACTTCCGTCGAGCGACTGACGTACGTCTTTCAGTACATGGATCAGACCGGCAAACTGGTGTTTCGCTATGACAATACCCGGCACCAGCGAGATAGGCACCTGCTGACGTACCCTCATCACAAACATGAGGGGGAAGAAAACCGGATTGTCGCCTCCTCCCCCCAAGACCTGGCCGCTGTTCTCAAGCAGATCGAGGGTTTGATTCGGCTTCCCTAA
- a CDS encoding DUF2283 domain-containing protein has protein sequence MTPIRITYNRKGNVLSVRFSTKKEVVSRESDVGKKEVAYSIAADGSVIGFEILDSLNKRERRPFKTLPVQTRTLMSRSSGRNGTIDHVRYPCHNAGNYGIMEKDSR, from the coding sequence ATGACGCCGATTCGGATCACCTATAATCGCAAAGGCAATGTGCTCTCCGTCCGGTTCAGCACGAAGAAAGAAGTCGTTTCCCGAGAATCCGACGTCGGCAAAAAAGAAGTCGCCTACTCCATTGCAGCTGATGGGTCAGTCATTGGCTTTGAAATTCTGGACTCTCTGAACAAGCGGGAGCGGCGTCCGTTCAAAACGCTGCCGGTGCAGACGCGCACCCTCATGAGCCGCAGCTCCGGACGGAACGGTACAATTGACCATGTTCGATATCCCTGCCATAATGCAGGCAATTACGGCATCATGGAAAAGGATTCGCGATGA
- a CDS encoding alkaline phosphatase family protein, with protein MTHPSRVLRSILVGLLTLLLETGLHAPVDAATTLGRETIPTGSPTEFVILFVLEGLSQESLSGGTMPVLGKLIKEGSVTWSASGVKPALRLPTMASLVTGMPVEKHGITWNFFEFSRGYPRSPSLFDYLDLSGGRDSAIFYMDESLYQLAKPEPYTDYQLCGALRPECGSQKLVAYIQQYLHKATSGHGYGHAILSLPHLLVVHLPEAGRAGVAQGWNSKEYRDALRTVDTAMKSILDLFKEYSLLDRTTILVTALSGKGTDAGAESPTTDSPIVPWIVSGVGIKQGQTIRQPVSIIDTGATVMRILGLTTHTEWDSKVVEEIFKTAAATSAMPPVKKP; from the coding sequence ATGACACATCCTTCACGGGTTCTTCGCTCGATCCTTGTCGGCCTCCTGACCCTTTTGCTTGAAACCGGACTTCACGCGCCTGTTGATGCGGCCACGACACTTGGAAGGGAAACCATTCCTACCGGCTCTCCTACGGAATTTGTCATCCTTTTCGTCTTGGAGGGGCTGAGCCAGGAGTCGCTTAGTGGCGGCACGATGCCGGTCCTGGGCAAGCTCATCAAGGAAGGGTCGGTGACCTGGTCCGCGAGTGGGGTCAAGCCGGCCCTACGCTTGCCTACAATGGCCTCGCTGGTGACCGGGATGCCGGTCGAAAAACATGGGATTACCTGGAACTTCTTCGAATTCAGCCGAGGCTACCCTCGCTCACCCAGCCTATTCGACTATCTGGATTTGAGTGGAGGCCGCGACAGTGCCATCTTTTATATGGATGAGTCCCTGTATCAGCTCGCCAAACCGGAACCTTACACCGACTATCAACTCTGCGGAGCATTGCGACCCGAGTGCGGCTCTCAGAAACTCGTCGCCTACATCCAGCAGTATCTTCACAAGGCAACCAGCGGACATGGATATGGGCATGCGATTCTCTCATTGCCTCATTTGTTGGTTGTTCATCTTCCAGAAGCCGGTCGGGCCGGTGTGGCACAGGGTTGGAATTCCAAAGAGTATCGTGACGCGTTGCGAACCGTCGATACTGCGATGAAGTCTATCCTTGACCTGTTCAAAGAATACTCGCTCTTGGACCGCACAACCATCCTCGTCACTGCCTTGAGCGGGAAGGGAACCGACGCCGGAGCCGAGTCTCCAACGACCGATTCACCGATTGTTCCGTGGATTGTCTCCGGTGTTGGGATTAAGCAGGGACAGACCATCCGCCAACCGGTATCCATCATCGATACCGGGGCCACCGTCATGCGAATCCTAGGACTCACCACCCACACGGAGTGGGACAGCAAAGTCGTGGAAGAAATCTTCAAAACCGCTGCGGCGACGTCTGCGATGCCGCCCGTCAAGAAACCCTGA